One window of the Dreissena polymorpha isolate Duluth1 chromosome 5, UMN_Dpol_1.0, whole genome shotgun sequence genome contains the following:
- the LOC127880936 gene encoding uncharacterized protein LOC127880936, with product MTNAKVAAISKRKAAVVSAMTNVYFAEQHTLASSLVPDQNRLCVLQGATQFNDLRVDSHTSYEHSSSVSEFKNCMADVLRSDLLQKKQTSCKYSIMIDESTDISLKQNLVTYVRFCKLMSLEWLNFKEQMQRAYMRM from the exons ATGACAAATGCGAAGGTTGCAGCAATATCCAAACGTAAAGCGGCTGTAGTGTcggctatgactaatgtgtactttgctgAACAACATACTCTCGCGTCATCGCTGGTTCCAGACCAGAACAGATTGTGTGTCTTGCag ggTGCAACCCAGTTCAATGACCTTCGAGTTGACAGCCACACGTCATATGAACACAGCTCCAGTGTGTCGGAATTTAAAAACTGTATGGCTGACGTTCTGAGGAGTGATCTTCTCCAGAAGAAACAGACATCATGCAAGTACAGTATCATGATCGATGAGAGTACAGACATTTCATTGAAGCAAAATTTAGTGACCTATGTTAGATTTTGTAAACTGATGAGTTTGGAATGGCTGAACTTCAAAGAGCAAATGCAGAGAGCATATATGAGAATGTAG
- the LOC127880903 gene encoding E3 ubiquitin/ISG15 ligase TRIM25-like isoform X2: MSELKGSDTVRDYMICSSCCENTPESFCEGCSKFYCGKCLTLHNQLFKDHVVASTQQKSMEGTCTEHINEKLALFCERHCKQCCQICIALHHRHCTKTSIKQLSKPRTTEIEYIFATIKEIQDKLKLQEIEIDSYLTSFEKSYKSTTKNRSDFYLLIEKAYDQLKKETEQTMVAFRNSLKADVEHCRNIHSYLARLDDALKDAEKKNEDSFALIYRQCAEQLRESEIFLANSIRTNCSFQFVPNKEIERVITNPTSLGRLINHGTKIAVHEKSYHDISEMSDNKGSCCIVSICELHNGQYVVIDSTNMKLKLINHEFKIISSLNVPYTPTCMCRITPCHFVVACETSSLNNVGKPCTIEFYGVFNDQIYQRRKYNLEHYCTSIAHHQGRMYVTSGTALYHYNLDGQKVKKIYENKSGDDTVWKCSVSPSGDKIVVINKKNKCQMLVLVDRKGRGGIFDYSNTELQDPSTVYFTPFGEVLVCGATSNNVILVDVNERRTIATLATQDHGIHAPLSIWYSDGNHKLVIGQRNNNNLIVLTVLI, encoded by the exons ATGAGTGAATTGAAAGGATCCGATACAGTAAGAGACTATATGATATGTTCAAGTTGTTGTGAAAACACTCCTGAGAGTTTTTGTGAAGGATGTTCTAAATTCTATTGTGGTAAGTGCTTGACATTGCATAACCAACTATTCAAGGACCACGTGGTGGCCAGTACTCAGCAGAAAAGTATGGAAGGAACATGTACAGAGCATATCAACGAGAAACTAGCGCTTTTTTGTGAGCGCCACTGTAAGCAATGTTGTCAAATCTGCATTGCATTGCACCACAG ACACTGCACTAAAACAAGTATTAAACAACTGTCCAAACCAAGGACAACGGAAATTGAGTACATATTCGCTACAATCAAAGAGATACAAGACAAGTTAAAGTTACAAGAAATAGAAATAGATTCATATTTAACATCCTTTGAGAAGTCTTATAAGTCGACAACCAAGAATAGGTCAGATTTTTATCTTTTGATTGAAAAGGCATATGACCAGTTAAAGAAAGAAACAGAGCAGACAATGGTTGCATTTAGAAATTCATTAAAGGCAGACGTCGAGCATTGCAGAAACATTCACTCATATTTGGCACGTTTAGACGATGCGCTTAAGGACGCGGAGAAAAAAAACGAAGACAGTTTTGCACTGATATACAGACAATGTGCTGAGCAACTTCGAGAGTCAGAAATATTTTTAGCCAATTCAATAAGGACAAATTGTTCTTTTCAGTTTGTACCTAACAAAGAAATTGAGCGTGTCATTACCAATCCAACGAGTCTTGGAAGACTAATCAACCACGGTACTAAAATCGCAGTGCACGAGAAGTCGTATCATGATATAAGTGAAATGTCTGATAACAAAGGCTCATGTTGCATAGTCAGCATTTGTGAACTACATAATGGCCAGTACGTTGTTATAGACAGCACTAATATGAAACTGAAGTTGATTAACCACGAATTCAAGATAATCAGCAGCTTAAATGTACCGTACACTCCTACGTGTATGTGTCGGATTACTCCATGTCATTTCGTTGTGGCATGTGAAACAAGCTCTTTAAATAATGTTGGTAAACCCTGCACAATAGAGTTTTACGGAGTGTTCAACGACCAGATTTATCAGAGACGGAAATACAACTTGGAACATTATTGTACTAGTATTGCTCACCATCAGGGCAGAATGTATGTCACCTCAGGGACTGCTTTGTACCATTACAATCTTGACGGGCAGAAAGTGAAGAAgatatatgaaaataaaagtgGTGACGACACAG TATGGAAGTGCTCTGTTTCACCCAGTGGTGACAAGATAGTggtcattaataaaaaaaataaatgccaAATGCTTGTGCTTGTGGACCGTAAAGGAAGAGGAGGCATATTCGATTATTCTAACACAGAGCTCCAAGACCCATCGACTGTGTACTTTACGCCCTTTGGTGAAGTGCTAGTTTGTGGAGCCACTTCAAACAATGTCATACTTGTGGACGTCAATGAACGAAGAACGATAGCAACTTTAGCAACACAGGACCATGGAATACATGCGCCGCTATCAATATGGTACAGCGACGGCAACCACAAGCTTGTGATTGGTCAACGTAATAATAACAATCTTATAGTGTTAACAGTATTGATTTAA
- the LOC127880903 gene encoding uncharacterized protein LOC127880903 isoform X1: MRPEVNSSHPNKRTSENCDRDCGNAIKKSVLSREFRPTGNLGQAISSHRVSTVCNKMSELKGSDTVRDYMICSSCCENTPESFCEGCSKFYCGKCLTLHNQLFKDHVVASTQQKSMEGTCTEHINEKLALFCERHCKQCCQICIALHHRHCTKTSIKQLSKPRTTEIEYIFATIKEIQDKLKLQEIEIDSYLTSFEKSYKSTTKNRSDFYLLIEKAYDQLKKETEQTMVAFRNSLKADVEHCRNIHSYLARLDDALKDAEKKNEDSFALIYRQCAEQLRESEIFLANSIRTNCSFQFVPNKEIERVITNPTSLGRLINHGTKIAVHEKSYHDISEMSDNKGSCCIVSICELHNGQYVVIDSTNMKLKLINHEFKIISSLNVPYTPTCMCRITPCHFVVACETSSLNNVGKPCTIEFYGVFNDQIYQRRKYNLEHYCTSIAHHQGRMYVTSGTALYHYNLDGQKVKKIYENKSGDDTVWKCSVSPSGDKIVVINKKNKCQMLVLVDRKGRGGIFDYSNTELQDPSTVYFTPFGEVLVCGATSNNVILVDVNERRTIATLATQDHGIHAPLSIWYSDGNHKLVIGQRNNNNLIVLTVLI, encoded by the exons caataaaaaaaTCGGTGCTTTCACGAGAGTTCAGGCCAACCGGAAATTTGGGCCAAGCGATTTCAAGCCATCGGGTTTCAACTGTTTGTAACAAAATGAGTGAATTGAAAGGATCCGATACAGTAAGAGACTATATGATATGTTCAAGTTGTTGTGAAAACACTCCTGAGAGTTTTTGTGAAGGATGTTCTAAATTCTATTGTGGTAAGTGCTTGACATTGCATAACCAACTATTCAAGGACCACGTGGTGGCCAGTACTCAGCAGAAAAGTATGGAAGGAACATGTACAGAGCATATCAACGAGAAACTAGCGCTTTTTTGTGAGCGCCACTGTAAGCAATGTTGTCAAATCTGCATTGCATTGCACCACAG ACACTGCACTAAAACAAGTATTAAACAACTGTCCAAACCAAGGACAACGGAAATTGAGTACATATTCGCTACAATCAAAGAGATACAAGACAAGTTAAAGTTACAAGAAATAGAAATAGATTCATATTTAACATCCTTTGAGAAGTCTTATAAGTCGACAACCAAGAATAGGTCAGATTTTTATCTTTTGATTGAAAAGGCATATGACCAGTTAAAGAAAGAAACAGAGCAGACAATGGTTGCATTTAGAAATTCATTAAAGGCAGACGTCGAGCATTGCAGAAACATTCACTCATATTTGGCACGTTTAGACGATGCGCTTAAGGACGCGGAGAAAAAAAACGAAGACAGTTTTGCACTGATATACAGACAATGTGCTGAGCAACTTCGAGAGTCAGAAATATTTTTAGCCAATTCAATAAGGACAAATTGTTCTTTTCAGTTTGTACCTAACAAAGAAATTGAGCGTGTCATTACCAATCCAACGAGTCTTGGAAGACTAATCAACCACGGTACTAAAATCGCAGTGCACGAGAAGTCGTATCATGATATAAGTGAAATGTCTGATAACAAAGGCTCATGTTGCATAGTCAGCATTTGTGAACTACATAATGGCCAGTACGTTGTTATAGACAGCACTAATATGAAACTGAAGTTGATTAACCACGAATTCAAGATAATCAGCAGCTTAAATGTACCGTACACTCCTACGTGTATGTGTCGGATTACTCCATGTCATTTCGTTGTGGCATGTGAAACAAGCTCTTTAAATAATGTTGGTAAACCCTGCACAATAGAGTTTTACGGAGTGTTCAACGACCAGATTTATCAGAGACGGAAATACAACTTGGAACATTATTGTACTAGTATTGCTCACCATCAGGGCAGAATGTATGTCACCTCAGGGACTGCTTTGTACCATTACAATCTTGACGGGCAGAAAGTGAAGAAgatatatgaaaataaaagtgGTGACGACACAG TATGGAAGTGCTCTGTTTCACCCAGTGGTGACAAGATAGTggtcattaataaaaaaaataaatgccaAATGCTTGTGCTTGTGGACCGTAAAGGAAGAGGAGGCATATTCGATTATTCTAACACAGAGCTCCAAGACCCATCGACTGTGTACTTTACGCCCTTTGGTGAAGTGCTAGTTTGTGGAGCCACTTCAAACAATGTCATACTTGTGGACGTCAATGAACGAAGAACGATAGCAACTTTAGCAACACAGGACCATGGAATACATGCGCCGCTATCAATATGGTACAGCGACGGCAACCACAAGCTTGTGATTGGTCAACGTAATAATAACAATCTTATAGTGTTAACAGTATTGATTTAA
- the LOC127880903 gene encoding uncharacterized protein LOC127880903 isoform X3, translating into MVAFRNSLKADVEHCRNIHSYLARLDDALKDAEKKNEDSFALIYRQCAEQLRESEIFLANSIRTNCSFQFVPNKEIERVITNPTSLGRLINHGTKIAVHEKSYHDISEMSDNKGSCCIVSICELHNGQYVVIDSTNMKLKLINHEFKIISSLNVPYTPTCMCRITPCHFVVACETSSLNNVGKPCTIEFYGVFNDQIYQRRKYNLEHYCTSIAHHQGRMYVTSGTALYHYNLDGQKVKKIYENKSGDDTVWKCSVSPSGDKIVVINKKNKCQMLVLVDRKGRGGIFDYSNTELQDPSTVYFTPFGEVLVCGATSNNVILVDVNERRTIATLATQDHGIHAPLSIWYSDGNHKLVIGQRNNNNLIVLTVLI; encoded by the exons ATGGTTGCATTTAGAAATTCATTAAAGGCAGACGTCGAGCATTGCAGAAACATTCACTCATATTTGGCACGTTTAGACGATGCGCTTAAGGACGCGGAGAAAAAAAACGAAGACAGTTTTGCACTGATATACAGACAATGTGCTGAGCAACTTCGAGAGTCAGAAATATTTTTAGCCAATTCAATAAGGACAAATTGTTCTTTTCAGTTTGTACCTAACAAAGAAATTGAGCGTGTCATTACCAATCCAACGAGTCTTGGAAGACTAATCAACCACGGTACTAAAATCGCAGTGCACGAGAAGTCGTATCATGATATAAGTGAAATGTCTGATAACAAAGGCTCATGTTGCATAGTCAGCATTTGTGAACTACATAATGGCCAGTACGTTGTTATAGACAGCACTAATATGAAACTGAAGTTGATTAACCACGAATTCAAGATAATCAGCAGCTTAAATGTACCGTACACTCCTACGTGTATGTGTCGGATTACTCCATGTCATTTCGTTGTGGCATGTGAAACAAGCTCTTTAAATAATGTTGGTAAACCCTGCACAATAGAGTTTTACGGAGTGTTCAACGACCAGATTTATCAGAGACGGAAATACAACTTGGAACATTATTGTACTAGTATTGCTCACCATCAGGGCAGAATGTATGTCACCTCAGGGACTGCTTTGTACCATTACAATCTTGACGGGCAGAAAGTGAAGAAgatatatgaaaataaaagtgGTGACGACACAG TATGGAAGTGCTCTGTTTCACCCAGTGGTGACAAGATAGTggtcattaataaaaaaaataaatgccaAATGCTTGTGCTTGTGGACCGTAAAGGAAGAGGAGGCATATTCGATTATTCTAACACAGAGCTCCAAGACCCATCGACTGTGTACTTTACGCCCTTTGGTGAAGTGCTAGTTTGTGGAGCCACTTCAAACAATGTCATACTTGTGGACGTCAATGAACGAAGAACGATAGCAACTTTAGCAACACAGGACCATGGAATACATGCGCCGCTATCAATATGGTACAGCGACGGCAACCACAAGCTTGTGATTGGTCAACGTAATAATAACAATCTTATAGTGTTAACAGTATTGATTTAA